One genomic segment of Besnoitia besnoiti strain Bb-Ger1 chromosome VII, whole genome shotgun sequence includes these proteins:
- a CDS encoding hypothetical protein (encoded by transcript BESB_077450), producing MKRAFSPVCSLPFAPQRKALGPDVVDGGPEHSDGMPSNKRFTGESSVPAWIRVRLGSVLSVRKLWLTILSAVLPLLLFIGLSPYDVKYRCLYIILVIILNWLSAANDAVVVALYPLVLCPLLGVTGVKTLAQAYFRSVSFLMIGTSLLGASFTRTGLDKTAASLILDKSGSDPAILCLALMAASCLLSMWINNASATVILCPIAGRIVSELGRRNNRRNHKPPRNQTGRVSSRAESDAPSVPVPQAEPRSTPPDGTAAVSRSSMSQETTPTSVLAKLQESKASCTSAPAGKPETTNTSQVWGASQRSVSGPVPSPSSRGTAEGSQNGIVCLRDDNGSVAASDAGKIKRGTGEFGYHPQNMRRIRNMIYIGLAYSATLGGTSTLNGSFVNPILVQLLETTYNFESSAAVSNPITVGSWMGFTLPFVFLAIFGSWLTLGKVKTAFLVGVAILVRMSNNAPEEQSSAGAPAAERRAAQDRDSSMDMEAAREAVGMEAPGSEAGECQTPDSRSRCNEETIDGNLTFAQLEVMGCLVFLIAAWLTRSGLPGGRPGWGSFFPAGYVDDSVPVIFIGILLFFLPLKAPCTRGSVSDKQDRPHPEREASTADKCRSAVRMGEDHHGVSRRHEGCERPQVEDPSRDASHSNTPESRGVRVSRKRNQRTYRPILVYAYASKHIEWGALLLLGGGFAMATAITETGLDKWLGSALFGLGNMSAPALVICIILITSSVTEIMSNTAAANVMLPILSGVTSNIPRSPLLLLLPATLGIQFAFMLPIGTAPNAIILKQGRLHPLDLFVSGLVVKVVCLCLVMLAMFTWGNVQFDVTARPLWAL from the exons TTGGACTGAGCCCATACGACGTCAAGTACAGATGCCTCTACATCATTCTTGTGATCATACTGAACTGGCTCAGCGCGGCGAACGATGCAGTGGTGGTAGCGCTTTATCCGCTGGTCCTCTGTCCCCTGCTTGGCGTAACGGGCGTGAAAACTCTAGCGCAGGCGTACTTCCGATCCGTATCTTTCCTTATGATCGGAACGAGCCTTCTGGGGGCCTCTTTCACGAGAACAGGCTTGGATAAAACCGCAGCGTCCCTGATACTGGACAAGTCTGGGTCCGATCCAGCTATTTTATGTCTCGCACTAATGGCAGCTTCCTGCCTGCTTTCAATGTGGATTAACAATGCTAGTGCAACAGTAATTTTATGCCCGATTGCTGGACGAATCGTCAGCGAACTGGGGAGGCGCAACAACCGCAGGAATCACAAACCTCCTCGAAATCAAACTGGGCGAGTTTCTTCACGCGCTGAGAGTGACGCCCCGAGCGTCCCCGTGCCTCAGGCAGAACCTCGCTCCACGCCTCCCGATGGAACGGCTGCAGTTTCGCGTTCTTCAATGTCGCAAGAGACAACACCAACAAGCGTTCTAGCGAAGCTGCAAGAAAGCAAAGCATCCTGCACGAGTGCTCCAGCAGGAAAGCCAGAGACAACAAACACAAGCCAGGTGTGGGGGGCTTCTCAGCGAAGCGTGAGTGGGCCAGTTCCCAGTCCTTCTTCCCGGGGAACAGCTGAAGGCAGCCAAAATGGCATCGTCTGCCTCAGGGATGACAATGGAAGtgtcgcggcgagcgacgctgGAAAGATAAAACGGGGGACTGGGGAGTTCGGATACCACCCGCAGAATATGCGCCGCATTCGAAACATGATTTACATCGGCCTCGCATACTCTGCTACTCTTGGCGGGACTTCAACGCTTAATGGATCTTTTGTCAATCCCATCCTTGTACAGCTCCTAGAAACGACCTATAATTTTGAGTCATCTGCGGCTGTTTCTAATCCGATTACTGTTGGAAGCTGGATGGGATTTACCTTACCCTTCGTCTTCCTGGCTATTTTTGGGTCCTGGCTGACTCTGGG CAAAGTGAAGACAGCGTTCCTCGTTGGAGTTGCTATTCTAGTTCGGATGAGTAACAACGCACCCGAGGAACAATcaagcgcaggcgcccccGCAGCCGAGCGTCGTGCAGCGCAGGATCGTGACAGCTCTATGGATATGGAAGCTGCAAGGGAAGCCGTTGGCATGGAGGCCCCCGGctcggaggcaggcgagtgCCAGACCCCAGATAGTCGTAGCCGCTGTAACGAGGAAACGATAGATGGCAACCTCACGTTTGCACAACTGGAAGTCATGGgttgcctcgtcttcctgaTCGCTGCCTGGTTAACTCGCTCAGGCTTGCCAGGAGGTCGGCCAGGATGGGGCTCCTTTTTCCCCGCTGGCTACGTGGATGACTCAGTTCCTGTCATCTTCATTGGAATCCtgcttttctttcttcctctaAAGGCTCCCTGTACTCGTGGCAGCGTTAGCGATAAACAG GATCGTCCGCACCCTGAAAGGGAGGCTAGCACGGCCGATAAGTGTCGATCTGCAGTACGTATGGGCGAAGATCACCACGGTGTCTCACGCAGACATGAGGGGTGCGAGCGACCTCAAGTAGAAGATCCATCTAGAGATGCCTCGCACAGCAATACACCGGAATCAAGAGGCGTGCGAGTATCCAGGAAACGCAACCAGAGGACATACAGACCCATCCTGGTATACGCGTATGCGTCAAAACACATAGAATGGGGAGCCTTGCTGTTGCTCGGAGGAGGATTCGCCATGGCCACAGCTATTACGGAAACGGGGCTGGACAAGTGGCTGGGCAGTGCCCTCTTTGGTCTTGGCAACAtgagcgcgccggcgctcgtcATTTGCATTATTCTGATCACATCTTCGGTCACTGAGATCATGAGCAACACCGCGGCTGCCAACGTGATGTTGCCTATCCTTTCCGGCGTCACAAGCAACATCCCACGGAGTCCGCTTCTCCTACTTTTACCCGCCACA CTTGGCATTCAGTTCGCCTTCATGTTGCCCATCGGAACCGCCCCCAATGCCATCATTCTGAAGCAAGGACGCTTACATCCTTTGGATCTGTTTGTCAGTGGGTTGGTCGTCAAGGTGGTATGCCTATGCCTGGTTATGCTAGCTATGTTTACTTGGGGTAACGTCCAGTTCGATGTTACCGCCAGGCCTTTATGGGCTCTATAA